In Candidatus Kapaibacterium sp., the genomic window CGATTGAATATGCAGTTTCATTCGGAAGAGAGAAAAAACGAGCGGACATTGTTATCTTTGATAAAGACCAGACTACTACGCCTTTTATAATGGTCGAGTTAAAGAAACCAAAACTCAAAGACGGTAAAGAGCAACTCAAATCATACTGCAATGCAACCGGGGCGCCAATTGGAATATGGACAAATGGAGATTCGATTTCATTCTATCATCGCAAAGACCCTAATTATTTCGAAGATATTCCAATCATACCTCGTGCAAATCAAAAGCTTTCTGATATCTTAGAAGAAAGATGGACAATTGCAGATTTGATTGCCAAGGACAAATTGGTTACCGAGAAAAAATCACTGAAAGACCTCATACTTGAAATGGAAGATGAAGTTTTGGCAAATGCAGGTGTGGATGTATTTGAAGAATTGTTCAAGTTAATATTTGCAAAGCTGTACGATGAAATGGAAGGTGGTAGAAATAAATCAAGACATCTTGAATTCAGAAATTATGGTGATACTGAAACAGAATTGAAAGCGAAAATTCAATCATTATTCGACAGAGCAAAAGACAGATGGGAAGGTGTTTTTACGGACGATTCTAAAATATCATTGTCACCATCCCATTTATCAATTTGTATATCTTCATTGCAAGATGTTAAACTTTTCAATTCTAATCTTGATGTTGTTGATGAAGCATTTGAATATCTCATTAACAAAACGAGCAAAGGCGAAAAAGGGCAATACTTTACACCGAGATATGTAATTGATATGTGTGTGAAAATGCTTAATCCTCAGGAACACGAAACGATTATCGACACCGCAGCAGGGAGTTGTGGGTTTCCTGTGCATACAATTTTCGATGTTTGGGAAAAGCAACTTCACAAAAGAGGCATCATCCAAAGTCAGAGGCATACTACAGAAGAAAAATATCCGGAACAACTTGATTATGTTCATAATAAAGTATTCGCTATTGATTTTGATGATAAAGCTGTGAGAGTTGGACGTACCTTAAACTTGATAGCGGGAGACGGACAAACAAACGTATTGTATCTAAACACTTTGGATTGGGAGAGGTGGGATGAAAAAACAAAGGATGAAGAATGGCTGGACATATATAATGATGGATGGAAAAAACTAAAAAAACTTCGTAGTTCAAAAGAAGGCAATAGAGATTTCACTTTTGACATCCTTATGGCAAATCCACCTTTTGCCGGAGATATTAAAGAAAGCCGCATCCTTTCAAAATACGAACTTGGAAAGAACTCTAATGGTAAAACGCAAAACAAAGTTGGTAGGGACATTCTGTTTATCGAAAGGAATCTTGATTTCCTTAAGCCCGGCGGAAGGATGGCTGTTGTACTACCACAAGGCAGATTTAACAACAGTAGTGATAAAAATATAAGAGAATTCATCGCTGATAAATGCCGGATTTTGGCTGTTGTAGGATTACATGGGAATGTGTTTAAACCTCATACTGGCACAAAAACGAGTGTCCTATTTGTTCAGAAATGGAACGACAATCCCAAGTTGGGACCACTATGCCCTAAAGTTGAAGATTATTCAATCTTTTTCGCGACTATGCAAGAGCCAAGCAAAGATAATAGTGGAGATAAGATATACATCAAAGACAGTTTAGGGCAGCCGGTACTCGATTCGCACGGGCATTTGATAGTAAAACACGACCTTTTCAACCATGATGGGCTAACCCAGGACGGCATTGCTGAAGCTTTCGCAGAATTTGCCAAAAAAGAACAACTAAGTTTTTTTTGAAACAGCCCTTCAATGAAGCCAAATACAAGGTTTTAATGGAAGGGCTCGAAGCTGTTGAATTTAGATTATCAGACTTTTTATATGACAACATAGACTTTAGAATTGACTCTGAATATTTTTTAAAATCAAATTTATTTTATCTTGAAAAGATTAAAGAGGTTGGATATAAGCTAATAAATGATTTTGCTTACGTTACAGATGGGATCCATTCTTCAATAGATTATTGCGAAAAAAGCAACGTGAAACTAATTTCAGCTACTTCGCCAAGAGAAAATTACTTTGATACATCGCGTGATGTTTTTATTTCTGAAATTGCACATTCTAAAAACCCGCGAACAGCACTAAAGGAAAATGATATTATTCTCTCAACTGTTGGCACAATTGGGAATTGCGCCGTTGTGACGAAAAATATCTTGCCTGCAAACTCCGATAGGCATGTTGGAATTATAAGATGTAATGAAGAATTTTTACCTAACTATATTTCAACTTTTTTACTTACTAAATATGGTAGATTTCAAACTTGGAGAGAAAGCACCGGCAATGTGCAATTGAATCTCTTCATTTACAAAATAAGAACCATAAGAATTGCTAATCTCTCAAGTTTGTTTCAGAGAGAGATAAATATCCTTGTAAAAACAGCAAACATCAATCGAGACGATTCTCTTGAAAGGTACATCCGAGCAGAACTAA contains:
- a CDS encoding N-6 DNA methylase, with translation MNLVQILRDTEYKLTQFSIEKIKAFEESIIARESKGKVVLYTSCLIRNKEIRLNPEEAIRQLYVKVLHEDFGYPLSRMAIEYAVSFGREKKRADIVIFDKDQTTTPFIMVELKKPKLKDGKEQLKSYCNATGAPIGIWTNGDSISFYHRKDPNYFEDIPIIPRANQKLSDILEERWTIADLIAKDKLVTEKKSLKDLILEMEDEVLANAGVDVFEELFKLIFAKLYDEMEGGRNKSRHLEFRNYGDTETELKAKIQSLFDRAKDRWEGVFTDDSKISLSPSHLSICISSLQDVKLFNSNLDVVDEAFEYLINKTSKGEKGQYFTPRYVIDMCVKMLNPQEHETIIDTAAGSCGFPVHTIFDVWEKQLHKRGIIQSQRHTTEEKYPEQLDYVHNKVFAIDFDDKAVRVGRTLNLIAGDGQTNVLYLNTLDWERWDEKTKDEEWLDIYNDGWKKLKKLRSSKEGNRDFTFDILMANPPFAGDIKESRILSKYELGKNSNGKTQNKVGRDILFIERNLDFLKPGGRMAVVLPQGRFNNSSDKNIREFIADKCRILAVVGLHGNVFKPHTGTKTSVLFVQKWNDNPKLGPLCPKVEDYSIFFATMQEPSKDNSGDKIYIKDSLGQPVLDSHGHLIVKHDLFNHDGLTQDGIAEAFAEFAKKEQLSFF